The Falco peregrinus isolate bFalPer1 chromosome 1, bFalPer1.pri, whole genome shotgun sequence genome has a window encoding:
- the PLD4 gene encoding 5'-3' exonuclease PLD4 isoform X2: protein MFQILGGILMLGLVALMAVYFMRADSTVNPNREEAIVSIYKGLEEEEGLYGDLIGATIVEKDASRSNDSCSFELVENIPYDLPFEINSTAAKPLYQAWMRLLDIAQEKIHVASYYWSLTGKDINVNDSSSKQGEDILKRFETLLAENVSVYVAASMPTLATNSTDLELLEEKGAHVKKIDFGYLTGGVLHSKFWIVDMKHIYIGSANMDWRSLSQVKEFGAVIYNCSCLAKDLWKTFSTYWDLGRANATIPFPWPLNYSTHINKHQPLEVEFNGILTKAYFSASPPAFCPEGRTHDLFAIISIINEAQKFVYISVMDYFPTSRFIHPERYWPAIDNALRRAAFNYRVQIRLLASCWTHSDPAMFYYLRSLRALNNPHAHISVDVKLFIVPVLNHTNIPHGRVNHNKYMVTDKVAYIGTSNWSEDYFINTAGVGLIVKQNLTNLQRKQLPIQEQLKNLFERDWNSKYAVNLENIQGQKDCNWRGRL from the exons TTTCAAATCTTAGGGGGAATTTTGATGCTTGGTCTTGTTGCCCTGATGGCTGTTTACTTCATGAGAGCGGACAGCACAGTTAATCCTAACAGAGAAGAAGCAATTGTCAGCATTTACAAagggctggaggaagaagaaggactCTACGGAGATCTCATAGGAGCCACAATAGTTGAGAAGGACGCCAGTAGATCCAATGACTCCTGCAG CTTTGAACTTGTGGAAAACATTCCTTATGACTTACCTTTTGAGATAAATAGCACTGCAGCCAAACCCTTGTACCAAGCCTGGATGAGACTCCTCGATATAGCCCAGGAAAAAATTCATGTGGCTTCTTACTATTGGTCTCTTACGGGGAAGGATATCAATGTCAATGATTCATCTTCCAAGCAG GGTGAAGATATTCTGAAGAGGTTTGAGACGTTACTTGCAGAGAACGTTTCTGTGTATGTTGCAGCAAGTATGCCAACTTTGGCTACAAATTCAACTGACCTTGAGCTTTTAGAGGAAAAAG GGGCTCATGTAAAAAAGATTGATTTTGGATATTTGACAGGAGGAGTGTTGCATAGCAAGTTCTGGATAGTAGACATGAAACACATATATATTGGTAGTGCAAATATGGACTGGCGATCTTTATCTCAG GTGAAAGAGTTTGGTGCTGTGATATACAACTGCAGCTGCTTAGCCAAAGACCTCTGGAAAACGTTTAGTACTTACTGGGATCTTGGACGTGCCAATGCCACCATCCCATTCCCTTGGCCTCTTAATTATTCTACCCACATTAACAAGCATCAGCCTCTGGAAGTAGAATTTAATGGAATCTTGACCAAAGCCTATTTTTCC GCTTCTCCTCCAGCATTTTGTCCAGAGGGTCGCACCCATGACCTCTTTGCTATAATCAGTATTATCAATGAGGCACAGAAATTTGTCTATATTTCTGTTATGGACTATTTCCCTACCAGCCGTTTCATTCATCCAGAGAG ATACTGGCCAGCCATTGACAACGCCCTGAGACGTGCAGCTTTCAACTACAGAGTACAAATCCGGCTTCTGGCCAGCTGCTGGACCCACTCTGACCCAGCCATGTTTTACTATCTGAGGTCCCTACGTGCTCTCAACAACCCGCATGCCCACATCAGTGTTGACGTG AAACTCTTCATTGTTCCGGTTCTGAATCACACAAATATTCCTCATGGGAGAGTGAATCACAACAAATATATGGTCACTGATAAAGTAGCCTATATTG GGACTTCCAATTGGTCAGAAGACTACTTCATTAATACAGCTGGCGTGGGACTAATTGTCAAACAGAACTTGACCAACCTGCAAAGAAAGCAACTGCCCATCCaggaacaattaaaaaaccttTTTGAGCGAGACTGGAATTCCAAATATGCAGTGAATCTAGAGAATATTCAGGGGCAGAAAGACTGTAACTGGAGAGGCAGACTCTGA
- the PLD4 gene encoding 5'-3' exonuclease PLD4 isoform X1 encodes MIVKKTLKTSLMFNESSNMKLSVNNQKDVKTFQILGGILMLGLVALMAVYFMRADSTVNPNREEAIVSIYKGLEEEEGLYGDLIGATIVEKDASRSNDSCSFELVENIPYDLPFEINSTAAKPLYQAWMRLLDIAQEKIHVASYYWSLTGKDINVNDSSSKQGEDILKRFETLLAENVSVYVAASMPTLATNSTDLELLEEKGAHVKKIDFGYLTGGVLHSKFWIVDMKHIYIGSANMDWRSLSQVKEFGAVIYNCSCLAKDLWKTFSTYWDLGRANATIPFPWPLNYSTHINKHQPLEVEFNGILTKAYFSASPPAFCPEGRTHDLFAIISIINEAQKFVYISVMDYFPTSRFIHPERYWPAIDNALRRAAFNYRVQIRLLASCWTHSDPAMFYYLRSLRALNNPHAHISVDVKLFIVPVLNHTNIPHGRVNHNKYMVTDKVAYIGTSNWSEDYFINTAGVGLIVKQNLTNLQRKQLPIQEQLKNLFERDWNSKYAVNLENIQGQKDCNWRGRL; translated from the exons atcgtgaaaaaaacattaaaaacatccCTGATGTTTAATGAGTCCTCCAACATGAAATTAAGCGTGAACAATCAAAAAGACGTCAAAACG TTTCAAATCTTAGGGGGAATTTTGATGCTTGGTCTTGTTGCCCTGATGGCTGTTTACTTCATGAGAGCGGACAGCACAGTTAATCCTAACAGAGAAGAAGCAATTGTCAGCATTTACAAagggctggaggaagaagaaggactCTACGGAGATCTCATAGGAGCCACAATAGTTGAGAAGGACGCCAGTAGATCCAATGACTCCTGCAG CTTTGAACTTGTGGAAAACATTCCTTATGACTTACCTTTTGAGATAAATAGCACTGCAGCCAAACCCTTGTACCAAGCCTGGATGAGACTCCTCGATATAGCCCAGGAAAAAATTCATGTGGCTTCTTACTATTGGTCTCTTACGGGGAAGGATATCAATGTCAATGATTCATCTTCCAAGCAG GGTGAAGATATTCTGAAGAGGTTTGAGACGTTACTTGCAGAGAACGTTTCTGTGTATGTTGCAGCAAGTATGCCAACTTTGGCTACAAATTCAACTGACCTTGAGCTTTTAGAGGAAAAAG GGGCTCATGTAAAAAAGATTGATTTTGGATATTTGACAGGAGGAGTGTTGCATAGCAAGTTCTGGATAGTAGACATGAAACACATATATATTGGTAGTGCAAATATGGACTGGCGATCTTTATCTCAG GTGAAAGAGTTTGGTGCTGTGATATACAACTGCAGCTGCTTAGCCAAAGACCTCTGGAAAACGTTTAGTACTTACTGGGATCTTGGACGTGCCAATGCCACCATCCCATTCCCTTGGCCTCTTAATTATTCTACCCACATTAACAAGCATCAGCCTCTGGAAGTAGAATTTAATGGAATCTTGACCAAAGCCTATTTTTCC GCTTCTCCTCCAGCATTTTGTCCAGAGGGTCGCACCCATGACCTCTTTGCTATAATCAGTATTATCAATGAGGCACAGAAATTTGTCTATATTTCTGTTATGGACTATTTCCCTACCAGCCGTTTCATTCATCCAGAGAG ATACTGGCCAGCCATTGACAACGCCCTGAGACGTGCAGCTTTCAACTACAGAGTACAAATCCGGCTTCTGGCCAGCTGCTGGACCCACTCTGACCCAGCCATGTTTTACTATCTGAGGTCCCTACGTGCTCTCAACAACCCGCATGCCCACATCAGTGTTGACGTG AAACTCTTCATTGTTCCGGTTCTGAATCACACAAATATTCCTCATGGGAGAGTGAATCACAACAAATATATGGTCACTGATAAAGTAGCCTATATTG GGACTTCCAATTGGTCAGAAGACTACTTCATTAATACAGCTGGCGTGGGACTAATTGTCAAACAGAACTTGACCAACCTGCAAAGAAAGCAACTGCCCATCCaggaacaattaaaaaaccttTTTGAGCGAGACTGGAATTCCAAATATGCAGTGAATCTAGAGAATATTCAGGGGCAGAAAGACTGTAACTGGAGAGGCAGACTCTGA